From a region of the Leptospira kmetyi serovar Malaysia str. Bejo-Iso9 genome:
- a CDS encoding pectin acetylesterase-family hydrolase: MKRWAIYFMAVCLILSSADCKKHEDDTDKTILGLVVADFLYNPYEKITPSAGTITVAGASYTNRAYSPACTGADGNTTFSIYRKKVSASNKKLLINFMGGGACWSSYNCFGSSTTTYFNQLNSVPDLFVKVAFQGVMNEKNASNPFKDYDVVFIPYCTGDLHVGSKDTTYTNPNTGTATVVKHRGYDNVLATLKFIQSEYTGVETVFVTGQSAGGYGALLNYPIVRETVKGLNASVKINMLSDASNGVVPNGFFNLLSTQWGADPNLPTWVTGIAGNYLTTGTPSIQDFFTKVSTYYTASGDKTGQYTATFDGNQRFFYKVMTIINAAPTYTDSKTTDPYDSSKTYSSLFGDTDGSSVPDGTPASTDGSTCGWTQQAVTSMNGISGGATNYSYYIAPGDVHTITTSEDMYGVNSGGTNFVTWLTTLSTGVKPGNVKCTNNGGNCATSNLIKSKINLALSAATSDQSYPSSKNLATTCGTITGL; the protein is encoded by the coding sequence ATGAAACGATGGGCAATATACTTCATGGCTGTTTGTCTGATTCTGTCGTCTGCGGATTGTAAAAAACACGAAGACGATACCGACAAAACGATTCTCGGATTGGTTGTGGCGGACTTTTTATACAATCCCTACGAAAAGATCACCCCTTCCGCGGGTACGATCACGGTCGCGGGCGCGAGTTATACGAACCGGGCTTATTCTCCGGCATGTACGGGAGCGGACGGTAATACTACATTCTCCATTTACAGAAAGAAGGTGAGCGCATCGAATAAAAAACTTCTCATCAACTTTATGGGCGGCGGCGCTTGTTGGAGCAGCTACAACTGTTTCGGATCGAGCACTACCACGTATTTCAATCAGCTCAATTCCGTTCCCGATCTTTTCGTCAAGGTCGCTTTTCAAGGTGTGATGAACGAGAAGAACGCTTCCAATCCTTTCAAGGATTACGACGTGGTTTTTATTCCGTATTGTACGGGCGATCTTCATGTCGGTTCCAAGGATACGACTTACACGAATCCGAACACGGGAACCGCGACGGTCGTAAAACACAGAGGTTACGATAACGTTCTTGCGACTTTGAAGTTTATACAATCCGAATATACCGGAGTGGAAACCGTGTTCGTGACCGGACAAAGCGCGGGCGGTTACGGGGCGCTTTTGAATTATCCGATCGTCAGAGAAACGGTGAAAGGTTTGAACGCTTCCGTAAAAATCAACATGCTTTCCGATGCATCTAACGGTGTCGTGCCGAACGGTTTCTTTAACCTTTTGAGCACTCAGTGGGGAGCCGATCCGAACCTTCCGACTTGGGTGACCGGGATCGCGGGCAACTATCTCACAACCGGTACTCCTTCGATTCAGGATTTCTTTACGAAGGTTTCCACGTATTACACGGCTTCCGGCGATAAGACCGGACAATACACCGCGACCTTCGACGGAAATCAAAGATTCTTTTACAAGGTGATGACCATCATCAACGCGGCTCCGACTTATACGGATTCGAAAACCACGGACCCTTATGATTCTTCCAAAACCTATTCTTCCTTATTCGGAGATACGGACGGAAGTTCGGTTCCCGACGGAACCCCCGCTTCCACGGACGGTTCGACTTGCGGTTGGACGCAACAAGCGGTGACTTCGATGAACGGAATCTCGGGTGGAGCTACGAACTATTCGTATTACATCGCTCCGGGAGACGTTCATACGATCACCACTTCGGAGGATATGTACGGCGTGAACTCGGGCGGAACCAACTTCGTCACTTGGCTTACGACTCTTTCCACGGGTGTGAAACCGGGGAACGTTAAGTGTACGAACAACGGAGGAAACTGCGCGACTTCGAATCTGATCAAGAGCAAG